A single genomic interval of Amycolatopsis albispora harbors:
- the rph gene encoding rifamycin-inactivating phosphotransferase → MMGFEQIDRTNLAEVGGKGVHLGELSKIDGVRVPGGFCVTTGAYREILATASIEEQLDRLSRVRPDDQAEIRALSAEIRGVVEGVAMPGELVTAISEAVARLGDQAAYAVRSSATAEDLPTASFAGQQDSYLNVVGTEAVLDHVRRCWASLFTDRAVTYRLRNGFGHRSVRMGVVVQRMVFPEAAGILFTADPVTSNRKVATVEAGWGLGEALVSGQVNPDIYTVRDDRGEPVVTTAVGTKQRAIEAVPGGGTKEAPVDPERQARPALTEAQAVRLVRLGRRLEAHFGGPQDIEWCLADGEFHLVQSRPITTLFPVPESADDGNHVYLSVGHQQMMTDAMKPLGLSVWQLTTPRKMHEAGGRLFVDVAPELATRSGREGMLTALGRSDLLIRDALESVLAREDFIPLQPDTGQGTGNPHLDGPPSTIETDPAIVAELIAENRASVETLRREIQPLSGTALLDFVLADFDELRRILFSPRSHQAIMAAMETTWWLNERLAEWLGEKNAADVLTQSVPGNVTSEMGLALLDVADTIRPHAEVVAFLERVAAEDHDDFLDELATLPGGREARDAIQGYLDEYGMRCAGEIDITRDRWSERPAMLVPTILGNVRNFEPGAGKQRFEQGRQEALRKEEELLTRLRALPDGEAKAAETKRMIDRVRTFAGYREYPKYGMVCRYFVYKQALLREAARLVEAGVLRAEDDLFYLRLQEFQEVVRTRAVDAELIRERREAFRSYEALTPPRLLTSDGEAVNGEYRRDDLPPGALAGLPVSAGTVEGRARVVVDMARAELAAGDILVTAYTDPSWTPLFVAIAGLVTEVGGLMTHGAVIAREYGLPAVVSVDGATRLIRDGQRIRVHGSDGYVELLD, encoded by the coding sequence GTGATGGGCTTCGAGCAGATCGACCGGACCAACCTCGCGGAGGTCGGCGGCAAGGGGGTGCACCTCGGTGAGCTGTCGAAGATCGACGGCGTCCGCGTGCCCGGCGGTTTCTGCGTCACCACCGGCGCCTACCGGGAGATCCTGGCGACGGCGTCGATCGAGGAGCAGCTCGACCGCCTGTCCCGCGTGCGCCCGGACGACCAGGCGGAGATCCGCGCGCTGAGCGCCGAGATCCGCGGCGTCGTCGAGGGCGTCGCGATGCCGGGTGAGCTGGTGACGGCGATCAGCGAAGCGGTCGCCCGCCTCGGTGACCAGGCCGCCTACGCGGTGCGGTCCAGCGCGACCGCCGAGGACCTGCCGACCGCGTCCTTCGCCGGGCAGCAGGACTCGTACCTCAACGTGGTGGGCACCGAGGCGGTCCTCGACCACGTCCGGCGGTGCTGGGCTTCGCTGTTCACCGACCGCGCGGTGACCTACCGGCTGCGCAACGGCTTCGGTCACCGGAGCGTGCGGATGGGCGTGGTGGTGCAGCGGATGGTGTTCCCGGAGGCAGCGGGGATCCTGTTCACCGCCGACCCGGTGACCTCGAACCGGAAGGTGGCCACCGTGGAGGCGGGCTGGGGGCTCGGCGAGGCGCTGGTGTCCGGGCAGGTGAACCCGGACATCTACACGGTGCGTGACGACCGCGGTGAACCGGTCGTCACCACGGCCGTCGGTACCAAGCAGCGGGCCATCGAGGCGGTGCCGGGAGGCGGCACGAAGGAGGCGCCGGTCGATCCGGAACGCCAGGCGCGGCCCGCGCTGACGGAGGCGCAGGCCGTGCGGCTGGTGCGGCTGGGCAGGCGGCTCGAAGCGCATTTCGGCGGCCCGCAGGACATCGAATGGTGCCTGGCGGACGGTGAGTTCCACCTCGTGCAGAGCCGCCCGATCACCACGCTGTTCCCGGTGCCCGAAAGCGCAGACGACGGCAACCACGTCTACCTTTCCGTCGGCCACCAGCAGATGATGACCGACGCGATGAAGCCGCTCGGGCTGTCCGTGTGGCAGCTGACCACCCCGCGGAAGATGCACGAAGCGGGCGGGCGGCTGTTCGTCGACGTGGCCCCGGAGCTGGCGACGCGGTCGGGCCGCGAAGGCATGCTGACCGCGCTGGGCCGGTCGGACCTGCTGATCCGCGACGCGCTGGAAAGCGTGCTGGCCCGTGAGGACTTCATCCCGTTGCAGCCGGACACGGGTCAGGGCACCGGCAACCCCCATCTCGACGGCCCGCCGTCCACCATCGAGACCGATCCGGCCATCGTCGCCGAGCTGATCGCGGAGAACCGGGCGTCCGTGGAAACCCTGCGGCGCGAGATCCAGCCGCTGTCCGGCACGGCGCTGCTCGACTTCGTCCTGGCCGACTTCGACGAGCTGCGGCGGATCCTGTTCTCCCCGCGAAGCCACCAGGCGATCATGGCCGCGATGGAGACCACCTGGTGGCTCAACGAGCGGCTGGCGGAATGGCTGGGCGAGAAGAACGCGGCCGACGTGCTCACCCAGTCCGTGCCCGGCAACGTCACCTCGGAAATGGGGCTCGCGCTGCTCGACGTCGCGGACACGATCCGGCCGCACGCCGAGGTCGTGGCGTTCCTGGAGCGGGTGGCGGCCGAGGACCACGACGATTTCCTGGACGAGCTGGCCACGCTGCCCGGCGGACGCGAGGCACGCGACGCCATCCAGGGTTATCTGGACGAGTACGGCATGCGCTGCGCGGGCGAAATCGACATCACCAGGGACCGCTGGAGCGAGCGTCCCGCCATGCTGGTGCCCACGATCCTCGGCAACGTCAGGAACTTCGAGCCCGGCGCCGGCAAGCAGCGCTTCGAGCAGGGACGGCAGGAGGCGCTGCGCAAGGAAGAGGAGTTGCTGACGCGGTTGCGTGCGCTGCCGGACGGGGAAGCCAAAGCCGCGGAAACCAAGCGGATGATCGACCGCGTCCGCACCTTCGCCGGTTACCGCGAGTACCCGAAGTACGGCATGGTCTGCCGGTACTTCGTCTACAAGCAGGCGTTGCTGCGGGAAGCGGCGCGCCTGGTCGAAGCGGGTGTCCTGCGGGCCGAGGACGACCTGTTCTACCTCCGGCTGCAGGAGTTCCAGGAGGTTGTGCGCACGCGGGCGGTGGACGCCGAGCTGATCCGGGAACGGCGGGAGGCCTTCCGGTCGTACGAGGCGCTCACGCCGCCCCGGCTGCTCACCTCGGACGGTGAGGCCGTCAACGGCGAGTACCGGCGTGACGACCTGCCGCCGGGCGCGCTGGCCGGGCTGCCGGTGTCGGCCGGGACCGTGGAGGGCCGGGCCAGGGTGGTCGTGGACATGGCGCGGGCCGAGCTGGCCGCGGGCGACATCCTGGTCACCGCGTACACCGATCCCAGCTGGACGCCGCTGTTCGTGGCGATCGCCGGCCTGGTGACCGAGGTCGGCGGCCTGATGACGCACGGCGCGGTGATCGCCAGGGAGTACGGGCTGCCCGCCGTGGTCAGCGTGGACGGCGCGACCCGGCTGATCCGGGACGGGCAGCGGATCCGCGTCCACGGCAGCGACGGTTACGTGGAGCTGCTCGACTGA
- a CDS encoding AAA family ATPase, producing the protein MTGRGFREELTQLLQARYPLLVVETHEEQRVVREIRAVAEDGSRLRTPRRVHVWSSTTGLVPAGGGAPVAETRAASAALERVYSWNEPGVFVFVDLHPSLVSEGGHRPDPEVVRRLRELATTLKTRPVPLTVILVSPALKVPPELEHDATVIDFPLPDQQQIGELLDSMVAAHRHQVRIGITREDRDTFIAAARGLTLPEAENAFARALVEGGGLDPGDLELILAEKRQAVRRSGMLDIVPAEVSFESVGGLERLKRWLTKRSGTWTPAAAAYNLSAPKGLLLTGVPGCGKSLSAVCVASMWRLPLLRLDLGRVFAGLVGSSEKNMRAVIRTAEGIAPCVLWVDEIEKGLAGAGGGGDGGTARRVFGTFLSWMQEKTAPVFVMATANQVDSLPPEFLRKGRFDEIFFVDLPSAAERAVIWRIHLRKRVTDEFVGSELTMDDALFAELAACSDGYSGAEIEQAVLSGLVDAFAEKRPLRKEDLVHAVKSTVPLSVTQADEILAIRNWAETRAVAATDDSSLAPAPAPPAAAAPPEPAESLPGRTIDV; encoded by the coding sequence ATGACAGGCCGGGGGTTCCGCGAAGAGCTGACCCAGTTGCTGCAGGCGCGTTACCCGCTGCTCGTCGTCGAGACGCACGAGGAACAGCGCGTGGTGCGGGAAATCCGCGCCGTCGCCGAGGACGGGTCGCGGCTGCGCACGCCGCGTCGGGTGCACGTGTGGTCCTCGACCACGGGTCTGGTCCCGGCCGGTGGCGGCGCGCCGGTGGCCGAGACGAGGGCGGCCTCCGCGGCGCTGGAGCGCGTGTACAGCTGGAACGAGCCCGGCGTGTTCGTTTTTGTCGACCTGCACCCGTCGCTGGTCTCCGAGGGCGGCCACCGCCCCGACCCGGAGGTCGTGCGCCGCCTGCGTGAACTGGCCACCACGCTCAAGACGCGCCCGGTCCCGCTGACCGTCATCCTGGTCTCGCCCGCGTTGAAGGTGCCGCCGGAGCTGGAGCACGACGCCACCGTCATCGACTTCCCGCTGCCCGACCAGCAGCAGATCGGCGAGCTGCTCGACAGCATGGTCGCCGCCCACCGGCACCAGGTGCGCATCGGCATCACCAGGGAAGACCGCGACACCTTCATCGCCGCGGCCCGCGGGCTCACCCTGCCCGAGGCGGAGAACGCGTTCGCCCGCGCGCTGGTCGAGGGCGGCGGGCTCGACCCCGGCGACCTCGAGCTGATCCTCGCCGAGAAGCGCCAGGCGGTGCGCCGGTCGGGCATGCTCGACATCGTGCCCGCGGAGGTGAGCTTCGAATCCGTCGGCGGCCTCGAACGGCTCAAGCGCTGGCTGACCAAGCGCAGCGGCACCTGGACCCCGGCCGCGGCGGCGTACAACCTGAGCGCGCCGAAGGGCCTGCTGCTCACCGGCGTTCCCGGGTGCGGCAAGAGCCTGTCCGCGGTGTGCGTGGCCAGCATGTGGCGGCTGCCGCTGCTGCGCCTCGACCTCGGCCGCGTGTTCGCCGGGCTGGTCGGTTCCAGCGAGAAGAACATGCGCGCGGTGATCCGCACGGCGGAGGGCATCGCGCCCTGCGTGCTGTGGGTTGACGAGATCGAGAAGGGCCTCGCCGGCGCGGGCGGCGGTGGGGACGGCGGCACCGCGCGGCGGGTGTTCGGCACCTTCCTGTCGTGGATGCAGGAGAAAACCGCGCCGGTTTTTGTGATGGCCACGGCGAACCAGGTCGACTCGCTGCCGCCGGAGTTCCTGCGCAAGGGCCGGTTCGACGAGATCTTCTTCGTGGACCTGCCCTCGGCCGCCGAGCGGGCGGTGATCTGGCGGATCCACCTGCGCAAGCGGGTGACCGACGAGTTCGTCGGCAGCGAGCTGACGATGGATGACGCGTTGTTCGCCGAGCTGGCCGCGTGCAGTGACGGCTACAGCGGCGCCGAGATCGAGCAGGCCGTGCTGTCCGGGCTGGTCGACGCCTTCGCCGAAAAGCGGCCGCTGCGCAAGGAAGACCTGGTGCACGCGGTGAAGTCGACCGTGCCGCTGTCGGTCACCCAGGCCGACGAGATCCTGGCCATCCGCAACTGGGCGGAGACGCGCGCGGTCGCCGCCACCGACGACAGCAGCCTCGCCCCGGCGCCCGCACCGCCCGCGGCGGCCGCGCCGCCGGAGCCAGCCGAGTCACTGCCGGGAAGGACGATCGACGTATGA
- a CDS encoding DUF2997 domain-containing protein, which translates to MTHRVTVTVGRDGSISAETHGVTGSKCLDYIPLLEDLLDAETVSSEFTEDYRRTTTTAEHQATQQQSQWNS; encoded by the coding sequence ATGACGCACCGGGTGACCGTGACCGTCGGGCGTGACGGCTCGATCAGCGCCGAGACACACGGCGTGACGGGCTCGAAATGCCTCGACTACATCCCGCTCCTGGAGGATCTGCTCGACGCGGAGACGGTGTCCTCGGAGTTCACCGAGGACTACCGCCGCACCACGACGACCGCGGAGCACCAGGCGACCCAGCAGCAGTCCCAATGGAACTCCTGA
- a CDS encoding 4Fe-4S single cluster domain-containing protein — protein sequence MELLNLHRIVDATLAEGPGLRCAVWTQGCSVRCPGCFNPQTWTTRGGTRMPWPEAAERVLRARDEHGVQGVTFLGGEPFDQPEPLGALAAAVRAEGLSVMTFTGHRVEELRVRPDCAALLASTDLLVDGPYLADKPEPSRPWVGSANQRFHFLTDRYDESVLDAPNRLELRIATDGSVDLNGFATTEALEALLAPVREGNNR from the coding sequence ATGGAACTCCTGAACCTCCACCGGATCGTCGACGCGACGCTGGCCGAAGGGCCGGGCCTGCGGTGCGCGGTGTGGACGCAGGGCTGCTCGGTCCGTTGTCCCGGCTGCTTCAACCCGCAGACCTGGACCACCCGCGGTGGCACGCGGATGCCGTGGCCCGAGGCGGCGGAGCGGGTGCTGCGGGCCCGCGACGAGCACGGCGTCCAGGGCGTGACCTTTCTCGGCGGCGAGCCGTTCGACCAGCCCGAGCCGCTCGGCGCGCTGGCCGCGGCGGTCCGCGCGGAAGGGCTGTCGGTGATGACCTTCACCGGGCACCGCGTGGAGGAACTGCGCGTGCGGCCGGACTGCGCGGCGCTGCTGGCGTCGACGGACCTGCTGGTCGACGGGCCGTACCTGGCGGACAAGCCGGAGCCGAGCCGGCCGTGGGTGGGGTCGGCCAACCAGCGCTTCCACTTCCTGACCGACCGCTACGACGAGTCCGTGCTCGACGCCCCGAACCGGCTCGAGCTGCGGATCGCGACCGACGGCTCGGTGGACCTGAACGGGTTCGCCACCACCGAGGCACTGGAGGCGCTGCTCGCGCCGGTGCGTGAAGGGAACAACCGATGA
- a CDS encoding ComEA family DNA-binding protein — translation MTERRIGLIEFGKALNDSVSVPGLGELPGGQVSAGRATRGARARLIRNDRVLADNLRLGIMVRKKFFSSEVEPVSEVGFLKDIFVVVGRRDLGNGDALELYSDEEAPPDTSRQVGQAQVHAPYFDEITGVRLQVQQRGGVLRDGALVGLVRGGRGGGQPMRVLKLFGPAGPVPELPAGQHGTVLLGFQCEVQPMAGDALVAFDEPELEYLEHREGVAVTHGVNHLPDGTVVAAVEVPDVLKGNRLSVGSLVRVLRPAGTTFNERSTVVATGVRITSLAQHNMAVPVASGTGVFTVGLSRTDLREGDTIEAHIPAPGTPGAPPVLAPPPTLGGGPMTGPTPMGAAPMGAMPPGFPPPTGPQPTGPALTGPQPIGPAVTGPQAAGPGVTGPQPTGAAVSGPQATGAALTGGAPGSSGQLTDLNTAPPPDLARLPGMTPQRVAAAVELRRRQGGFADVEAFGVAVGLQPHEIVRLRARATTSRIQHHNTGVRQLDI, via the coding sequence GTGACCGAGCGCAGGATCGGGCTGATCGAGTTCGGCAAGGCGCTCAACGACTCGGTGTCCGTGCCCGGTCTCGGTGAACTGCCCGGTGGGCAGGTGAGCGCGGGCCGTGCCACCCGCGGGGCGAGGGCGCGGCTGATCCGGAACGACCGGGTGCTGGCGGACAACCTGCGCCTCGGGATCATGGTGCGCAAGAAGTTCTTTTCGAGTGAGGTCGAGCCGGTGTCGGAGGTCGGCTTCCTCAAGGACATCTTTGTGGTCGTCGGGCGGCGGGACCTCGGCAACGGTGACGCGCTGGAGCTGTACAGCGACGAGGAAGCGCCGCCGGACACGAGCAGGCAGGTGGGGCAGGCGCAGGTGCACGCGCCGTACTTCGACGAGATCACCGGGGTGCGGCTGCAGGTGCAGCAGCGCGGCGGGGTGCTGCGGGACGGGGCGCTCGTCGGACTGGTCCGCGGTGGCCGGGGCGGTGGTCAGCCGATGCGGGTGCTCAAGCTGTTCGGGCCTGCCGGGCCGGTGCCGGAACTGCCCGCGGGGCAGCACGGCACGGTGCTGCTCGGGTTCCAGTGCGAGGTGCAGCCGATGGCCGGGGACGCGCTGGTCGCGTTCGACGAGCCGGAGTTGGAGTACCTGGAGCACCGGGAGGGTGTGGCCGTGACGCACGGGGTGAACCACCTGCCGGACGGCACGGTGGTGGCCGCGGTCGAGGTGCCGGACGTGCTGAAGGGCAACCGGCTCAGCGTCGGCTCGCTGGTGCGGGTGCTGCGCCCGGCGGGGACCACGTTCAACGAACGGTCCACAGTGGTCGCGACAGGGGTGCGGATCACGTCGCTGGCGCAGCACAACATGGCCGTGCCGGTGGCGAGCGGGACCGGGGTGTTCACCGTCGGCCTGTCGAGAACGGACCTGCGCGAGGGCGACACGATCGAGGCCCACATCCCGGCGCCGGGAACGCCGGGCGCGCCACCGGTACTCGCTCCGCCCCCGACGCTCGGCGGGGGCCCGATGACCGGCCCCACGCCGATGGGCGCCGCGCCAATGGGCGCGATGCCACCCGGCTTCCCACCCCCGACGGGTCCGCAGCCGACTGGCCCCGCGCTGACCGGGCCACAGCCGATCGGTCCCGCGGTGACTGGGCCGCAGGCTGCCGGGCCCGGCGTGACCGGGCCGCAGCCGACCGGCGCCGCGGTGAGCGGGCCGCAGGCTACCGGGGCCGCTCTCACCGGTGGCGCGCCGGGCTCGTCCGGGCAGCTCACCGACCTCAACACGGCACCGCCGCCGGATTTGGCGCGGCTGCCCGGCATGACCCCGCAGCGCGTCGCCGCCGCCGTGGAACTGCGCCGGCGGCAGGGCGGCTTCGCCGATGTCGAGGCGTTCGGCGTCGCCGTCGGGTTGCAGCCGCATGAGATCGTCCGCCTTCGCGCCCGCGCGACCACGAGCCGTATCCAGCACCACAACACCGGCGTCCGCCAGCTCGACATCTAA